From a region of the Leishmania major strain Friedlin complete genome, chromosome 4 genome:
- a CDS encoding putative beta-fructofuranosidase: MTHANPPANRPPRRPLPFSPTPAQTHPSERIHLTRRHDRSLIAFVARIKDREGDNAHVIVFSTEDPSFQSGYSFSHSLYVYKYDLDHMFECPDFFTLKQGGEHYLKVSTMPSHRDYIIYGSYQLNTTSSQYVFVEDPARSFTFIDYGPFYASKTFYDPILNRRAIWGWTNDELTNEQIIANGWSGVQNMLRTMVYDHTEKKIKTQPVPETKGLRLDKLVDLRGVAVTATPTQVIASNTNNTLYHEIVARFTLADPTTFAAAATYPSDSDVPEVGVMIRANANLSQYTTVSVRMPGGGPSALQSTEQIETYPPIKIFAGSSAANCSAECDKMRLCESYTFWGKNNTCKLYWKTNPMKSKDDATSGTVREPLLYLGRTQSGTIGSTAPLHGRAPFATATPNGFELHIFVDDSVLEIFKDEGLETLTGRLYIDNGADTTGIAVYARNAGTVTVDVEVYTMDTIWKAPTPNAAKNFTDALYNLLDTLIAV; encoded by the coding sequence ATGACACACGCAAACCCACCCGCTAATcgcccgcctcgccgccccctccccttttcaCCAACACCTGCACAAACGCACCCATCGGAACGCATACACCTCACACGTCGTCATGATCGCTCGCTCATCGCGTTCGTCGCCCGCATCAAGGACCGCGAGGGCGACAACGCGCACGTCATCGTCTTCTCCACCGAGGACCCCAGCTTCCAGAGCGGCTACAGCTTCTCCCACAGCCTCTACGTCTACAAGTACGACCTGGACCACATGTTTGAGTGCCCCGACTTCTTCACGCTGAAGCAGGGCGGCGAGCACTACCTCAAGGTCTCCACCATGCCCTCGCACCGCGACTACATCATCTACGGCTCCTACCAGCTCAACACCACCAGCAGCCAGTACGTCTTCGTCGAGGACCCCGCGCGCAGCTTCACCTTCATCGACTACGGCCCGTTCTACGCCTCCAAGACCTTCTACGACCCCATCCTCAACCGCCGCGCCATCTGGGGCTGGACCAACGACGAGCTGACCAACGAGCAGATCATCGCCAACGGGTGGTCCGGCGTGCAGAACATGCTGCGCACCATGGTCTACGACCACACCGAGAAAAAGATCAAGACGCAGCCGGTGCCGGAGACCAAGGGCCTGCGCCTCGACAAGCTCGTCGACCTGAGgggcgtcgccgtcaccgcgaCCCCGACGCAGGTCATCGCCAGCAACACCAACAACACGCTCTACCACGAGATCGTCGCCCGCTTCACGCTCGCCGACcccaccaccttcgccgccgccgccacctaccccagcgacagcgacgtgCCAGAGGTGGGCGTGATGATCCGCGCCAACGCGAACCTCAGCCAGTACACCACCGTCTCCGTCCGCAtgcccggcggcggccccagCGCCTTGCAGAGCACTGAGCAGATCGAGACCTACCCCCCGATCAAGATCTTCGCCGGCTCATCCGCCGCCAACTGCAGCGCCGAGTGCGACAAGATGCGCCTGTGCGAGTCCTACACCTTCTGGGGGAAGAACAACACCTGCAAGCTGTACTGGAAGACCAACCCCATGAAGTCCAAAGACGATGCTaccagcggcaccgtgcgcgagccgctgctgtaCCTTGGCCGCACCCAGTCCGGAACcatcggcagcaccgcgccccTGCACGGCCGCGCGCccttcgccaccgccacgcccAACGGTTTCGAGCTCCACATCTTCGTCGACGACAGCGTGCTGGAGATCTTCAAGGACGAGGGCCTCGAAACCCTCACCGGCCGCCTCTACATCGACAACGGCGCCGACACCACCGGCATCGCTGTCTACGCGCGCAacgccggcaccgtcaccgtcgaCGTCGAAGTCTACACCATGGACACCATCTGGAAGGCGCCCACGCCCAACGCCGCCAAGAACTTCACGGACGCGCTCTACAATCTACTCGACACCCTCATCGCCGTCTAG